Proteins encoded in a region of the Dehalobacter sp. genome:
- the xseB gene encoding exodeoxyribonuclease VII small subunit, with amino-acid sequence MKKNSDKEAFTFDKGIERLEQIINDLDQNNVQLEQALDLFGEGIKLIKQCNGLLDSAEAKVKVLLENSKGELVVTDQD; translated from the coding sequence ATGAAAAAGAATAGCGATAAAGAAGCCTTCACCTTCGATAAAGGGATTGAAAGGCTGGAGCAAATCATTAATGATCTGGATCAGAACAATGTGCAGCTCGAGCAAGCTCTGGACTTGTTTGGGGAAGGAATTAAGCTGATCAAACAATGTAACGGCCTTCTGGATTCGGCCGAAGCAAAGGTCAAAGTGCTGTTGGAAAATAGTAAAGGCGAGCTGGTAGTAACCGATCAAGATTAG
- a CDS encoding divergent PAP2 family protein — MNPVSSILNNNIMWVSLFAWILAQFLKILINFVIEKEWDFDLLTSSGGFPSSHTAIVCALAISIGKTDGWESSLFAIAVTLAVIVMYDAAGVRRAAGNHARIINYLVEWMRQHPTDFLGYNIQEEKFKELIGHTPFEVFGGAILGCAVGLIF; from the coding sequence ATGAACCCAGTCTCTTCGATATTGAACAACAATATCATGTGGGTTTCGCTTTTTGCCTGGATACTTGCCCAATTCTTAAAGATCCTGATCAATTTTGTGATTGAGAAGGAATGGGATTTTGATCTTCTGACAAGTTCCGGCGGATTTCCAAGTTCGCATACAGCGATTGTCTGTGCCTTGGCCATCAGCATTGGCAAAACCGACGGCTGGGAATCTTCTCTGTTTGCGATTGCTGTTACGCTGGCTGTTATTGTCATGTATGATGCTGCCGGTGTCCGGCGCGCAGCCGGAAATCATGCCAGAATTATCAACTATCTTGTGGAATGGATGCGGCAGCACCCGACAGATTTTTTGGGTTATAATATTCAAGAGGAAAAGTTTAAGGAACTAATCGGTCATACGCCTTTTGAAGTGTTTGGTGGCGCAATTCTAGGCTGCGCAGTTGGTTTGATCTTTTAG
- a CDS encoding polyprenyl synthetase family protein, protein MFKERYHDYLEMVEQYLNHLPLDRNILGRSMNYSLVGGGKRIRPVLALACAELVGGRSEEIVSEAAAIELIHTYSLIHDDLPAMDDDDYRRGKLSNHKVFGEAGAVLAGDALLTLAFELLAEPSAIEPQKKLRVIRETAQAAGWQGMVGGQSLDTLGNLENSTLADIEQVHHLKTGALLKASARLGAILGGGSEPEIEILTSYALYLGLAFQIKDDILDVVGESAVIGKSAGKDQKSGKPTYPSLLGLEGAREQLEKTVFLAKESLSCFGPKAAFLLSLADYTAERTN, encoded by the coding sequence ATGTTTAAAGAACGCTATCATGACTATTTAGAGATGGTTGAACAATATCTTAATCATTTGCCGCTGGATCGGAATATACTGGGCAGGAGTATGAACTATTCCCTGGTCGGGGGAGGCAAAAGGATTCGGCCCGTATTGGCGCTGGCCTGCGCGGAGCTTGTCGGCGGACGGTCTGAAGAGATTGTCTCAGAAGCTGCCGCGATCGAGCTTATCCATACCTATTCCCTGATTCATGACGATCTTCCAGCCATGGATGATGATGATTATCGCAGAGGTAAACTGTCGAACCATAAAGTATTCGGAGAAGCCGGAGCCGTTTTGGCGGGTGACGCCTTGCTTACGCTTGCTTTTGAGCTGCTGGCTGAGCCTTCGGCAATAGAGCCTCAGAAAAAATTAAGGGTCATTAGAGAGACTGCCCAAGCCGCCGGCTGGCAGGGCATGGTCGGCGGGCAGAGCCTTGATACGCTTGGAAACCTGGAAAACAGTACGCTGGCTGATATCGAGCAGGTCCATCATTTAAAGACCGGCGCTCTTCTGAAGGCTTCAGCGCGTCTTGGCGCAATTTTAGGCGGAGGATCGGAACCGGAGATTGAAATCCTGACAAGCTATGCTTTATACTTGGGATTAGCCTTTCAAATCAAAGACGATATTCTTGATGTTGTAGGAGAAAGCGCGGTCATCGGCAAATCCGCCGGTAAGGACCAAAAATCCGGCAAACCGACCTATCCGTCGCTGCTGGGGCTTGAGGGGGCCAGGGAGCAACTGGAAAAAACGGTCTTTCTGGCGAAAGAATCCCTGTCTTGTTTTGGCCCGAAAGCAGCGTTTTTATTATCCCTGGCTGACTACACCGCTGAAAGAACAAACTAG